The proteins below come from a single Candidatus Zixiibacteriota bacterium genomic window:
- the rpsI gene encoding 30S ribosomal protein S9 gives MNQQTEFAATGRRKEAVAHVVLKPGNGKFTINGREAADFLARATLLQLASEPLAVTDMAGKVDLACSANGGGVAGQAGAIRLALSRALAEFNPEFRSVLRREQLLTRDPRAVERKKYGQPKARKRFQYSKR, from the coding sequence ATGAATCAGCAGACAGAATTCGCGGCAACGGGACGTCGTAAAGAAGCAGTCGCCCACGTGGTGCTCAAGCCCGGCAACGGCAAATTCACGATCAACGGACGGGAAGCGGCCGATTTTCTGGCGCGCGCAACCTTGCTGCAGTTGGCCAGCGAGCCGCTGGCCGTGACCGACATGGCCGGCAAGGTCGATCTGGCGTGCTCCGCGAACGGTGGTGGTGTCGCCGGACAGGCCGGCGCCATTCGTCTGGCGCTGAGCCGGGCGCTGGCGGAATTCAATCCCGAGTTCCGGAGTGTATTGCGCCGGGAACAGCTTCTGACGCGTGACCCGCGTGCCGTCGAACGTAAGAAGTACGGGCAGCCCAAGGCCCGTAAGCGCTTCCAGTACTCGAAGCGTTAA
- a CDS encoding phosphatidate cytidylyltransferase, translated as MSTNMLARVGVAAVAIPAILWISYQGGLWLLGMTTLFALIGMHEFLIAEGHTPATAAYWGTFLTATMSFAVLIFGYVSLVQDGQVRAADAIGFGALWIAGAASTLVFFLFSSMLFALGRREPRQLFEAATRLVWGLIYITWLYPFVFLVGTFVPTAVGPGISGGDVLLLLFALLWVGDTAAMFVGMKFGRHKLAPAVSPNKTVEGFFGGLVGAMLVGVVLYFWRFEGTVALLHIVAISVGCSVFGQVGDLVESMWKRSLAIKDSSSLIPGHGGVLDRFDSLLFAAPFLFAYFVLFVA; from the coding sequence GTGAGCACCAACATGCTGGCTCGAGTGGGTGTCGCGGCCGTGGCGATTCCGGCGATTCTCTGGATCTCCTATCAGGGCGGGCTCTGGCTGCTGGGCATGACCACGTTGTTTGCGTTGATCGGTATGCACGAATTCCTGATCGCCGAGGGGCACACGCCCGCGACCGCCGCATACTGGGGAACATTTCTGACCGCGACCATGTCATTCGCCGTGCTGATTTTCGGTTATGTATCACTGGTGCAGGATGGCCAGGTGCGGGCGGCCGATGCCATCGGATTCGGTGCGCTCTGGATCGCGGGCGCGGCATCGACGCTGGTGTTTTTCCTATTTTCTTCGATGCTCTTTGCCCTTGGACGACGGGAGCCCCGGCAGTTGTTCGAGGCCGCAACGCGCCTGGTCTGGGGACTGATCTACATCACGTGGCTCTATCCGTTCGTTTTCCTTGTGGGTACGTTCGTGCCGACGGCTGTTGGTCCCGGTATCTCCGGCGGAGATGTTCTGTTGTTGTTGTTCGCGCTTTTGTGGGTGGGAGACACTGCGGCGATGTTTGTCGGCATGAAGTTCGGTCGGCACAAACTCGCGCCCGCTGTCTCGCCGAACAAGACGGTCGAAGGGTTCTTTGGTGGGCTTGTCGGTGCGATGCTGGTGGGAGTGGTGTTATACTTCTGGCGGTTTGAAGGAACGGTCGCTCTTCTCCACATTGTGGCCATCTCGGTTGGCTGCTCGGTGTTTGGACAGGTGGGAGACCTGGTTGAGTCGATGTGGAAGCGATCGCTGGCCATAAAAGATTCATCGTCGCTGATCCCGGGACACGGCGGCGTGCTCGATCGCTTTGATTCTCTGTTGTTTGCCGCCCCGTTTCTGTTTGCATACTTCGTGCTGTTCGTCGCATAA
- a CDS encoding CBS domain-containing protein, whose protein sequence is MLVKDLLRQKDRRLITTTAETPVETAMGLLLENRISCLPVLRDDRLIGIVSDKDIFRIVYETKERYRDHTVADLMTTDLIVGVPDDTVGYIAGLMTQNRIRHIPILEGESLIGLLSVGDIVKTQMEDIRIENRYLKDFIQGTYPG, encoded by the coding sequence ATGCTCGTAAAAGATCTCCTTCGCCAGAAAGATCGCCGCCTCATCACGACCACCGCCGAAACGCCTGTCGAAACCGCCATGGGGCTGCTGCTCGAAAACCGGATATCCTGTTTACCAGTGCTCAGAGACGATCGTCTGATCGGAATTGTCAGCGATAAGGACATCTTCCGGATCGTCTATGAAACCAAGGAGCGCTACCGCGACCACACCGTCGCTGACCTCATGACCACCGACCTCATTGTCGGCGTGCCCGATGACACGGTCGGCTACATTGCGGGCCTTATGACCCAGAATCGGATCCGTCACATTCCGATTCTCGAGGGCGAGTCGCTCATCGGCCTGCTGTCGGTAGGCGACATCGTCAAGACCCAGATGGAAGACATCAGGATCGAGAACCGCTACCTGAAAGACTTTATCCAGGGCACGTATCCGGGCTGA
- a CDS encoding NlpC/P60 family protein encodes MKSILPFMLVAAIAIGCSPYPRYGVHSANTPMERGPQIEMYRTDDFIRLGMLLQSYLGTPYGSRTKAGVGLDCSLFTQQVMWRFNRTQLARTAEDQFLQGQPVSTRRLEFGDLVFYRTDGRTISHVGIYVGYSEFIHASSSRGVIVSHMGEKYWAERFAGARRVLSGRNRDAGNTN; translated from the coding sequence ATGAAGAGCATACTCCCTTTCATGCTGGTCGCGGCAATCGCAATCGGCTGTTCGCCGTATCCAAGGTACGGCGTTCACTCGGCGAACACTCCGATGGAGCGTGGACCGCAGATCGAGATGTATCGCACGGATGATTTCATCCGTCTGGGGATGTTGCTGCAGAGCTACCTCGGAACGCCATACGGTTCCAGGACCAAAGCGGGTGTCGGGCTTGACTGCTCGCTCTTCACACAGCAGGTAATGTGGCGCTTCAATCGCACACAGCTGGCGCGGACAGCCGAAGACCAGTTTCTTCAGGGACAACCGGTTTCGACGCGGCGGCTCGAATTCGGCGATTTGGTGTTTTATCGGACCGACGGACGCACAATCTCGCATGTCGGCATTTATGTCGGTTACAGTGAGTTCATTCATGCCTCGAGTTCCCGGGGGGTAATTGTCAGCCACATGGGGGAGAAGTACTGGGCTGAGCGTTTTGCGGGCGCGCGGCGCGTGTTGTCCGGACGCAATCGGGACGCCGGCAATACGAACTAA
- the pyrH gene encoding UMP kinase — MGADDGRPIYKRILLKISGEALMGPSDYGIHPPTVQFICNEIKGIKDLGLEIGLVVGGGNIFRGMAAAERGMDRVTGDHIGMLATIMNSLALMETLEGMGIFTRVMSAVRIEAVAEPYIRRRAVRHVEKGRLVIFAAGTGNPFFSTDTAASLRAMELGADVMIKATNVDGVYSADPKKNPDAEFYPSLTYMQVLTRELRVLDSTAISLLKDNGIPVRVIDLNREGNLKRAVTGEPVGTIIS; from the coding sequence ATGGGGGCTGACGACGGCAGGCCGATCTACAAGCGGATATTGCTGAAGATTTCCGGTGAGGCCCTCATGGGCCCGTCGGATTACGGCATTCACCCGCCAACAGTGCAGTTCATTTGCAACGAGATCAAGGGAATCAAGGATCTCGGTCTCGAAATCGGCCTGGTCGTCGGCGGCGGCAACATCTTTCGGGGAATGGCGGCCGCGGAGCGCGGGATGGATCGTGTCACCGGCGACCATATCGGCATGCTTGCGACCATCATGAACTCCCTGGCGTTGATGGAGACGCTGGAGGGGATGGGGATATTCACGCGGGTGATGTCTGCGGTCCGGATCGAGGCTGTGGCCGAGCCGTACATCCGGCGCCGGGCCGTTCGACACGTCGAAAAGGGCCGGCTGGTCATTTTCGCGGCCGGTACCGGAAATCCATTCTTCTCCACCGACACAGCCGCATCTCTTCGCGCCATGGAACTCGGCGCCGACGTGATGATTAAGGCCACCAATGTCGACGGCGTATATTCGGCCGATCCCAAGAAAAACCCCGACGCCGAGTTTTATCCGTCGCTGACCTACATGCAGGTTCTGACCCGGGAGCTGCGTGTCCTCGATTCCACCGCCATCTCGCTGCTGAAGGACAACGGTATCCCGGTACGCGTGATCGATCTCAATCGCGAAGGGAACCTGAAGCGCGCCGTGACGGGGGAGCCGGTGGGAACGATCATTTCCTGA
- a CDS encoding isoprenyl transferase, with amino-acid sequence MSDLDVLKARILERQDRLPRHIAIIMDGNGRWAAQRNQPRTCGHEAGVKAVREVVRACAELGIKYLTLYTFSIENWKRPADEVTALMALLVRTTLNEMEELMKNDVRLVTIGRPDGLSETQRMVIDEAVHRTRDNQGLVLILALNYGGRTEILDAVRSIAKAAKVGLIEPSTITEALFADFLYTADMPDPDLLIRTSGERRISNFLLWQTSYTELHIIETLWPDFGRRELFDAIIDYQGRERRFGKVLQKGEL; translated from the coding sequence ATGAGTGATCTCGACGTATTAAAGGCGCGCATCCTGGAGCGGCAAGACCGACTGCCAAGGCATATCGCGATTATTATGGACGGCAATGGGCGCTGGGCCGCACAGCGCAATCAGCCGCGAACCTGCGGTCACGAAGCGGGCGTCAAGGCCGTCCGCGAGGTTGTCCGCGCCTGTGCCGAACTCGGTATCAAGTACCTGACGCTGTATACGTTCTCCATTGAAAACTGGAAACGCCCCGCCGATGAGGTCACCGCACTGATGGCGTTGCTGGTGCGCACGACTCTCAACGAGATGGAAGAGCTGATGAAAAATGACGTTCGGTTGGTCACCATCGGACGGCCGGACGGACTGTCGGAGACCCAGCGCATGGTGATCGACGAAGCGGTACACCGTACACGGGACAATCAGGGGCTTGTCCTGATCCTTGCGTTGAACTATGGCGGGCGGACAGAAATACTAGATGCCGTTCGTTCGATCGCCAAAGCCGCAAAGGTCGGACTGATCGAACCTTCGACCATCACTGAAGCTCTGTTTGCTGACTTTCTCTACACGGCCGACATGCCGGATCCCGACCTGCTGATTCGGACGTCCGGCGAGCGGCGTATTTCCAACTTTCTGCTCTGGCAAACAAGCTATACCGAACTGCACATTATCGAGACACTCTGGCCCGATTTCGGTCGCAGGGAGCTGTTTGACGCCATCATCGACTACCAGGGACGGGAGCGCCGATTCGGTAAGGTGCTTCAGAAGGGCGAGTTGTGA
- a CDS encoding prenyltransferase, with the protein MRTLDWIFAARPMLLVPVWTIYLVALHYHHSIAKETFDLLDVLSLSALSLAFAGAYYINQVYDIESDRLNNKVGFLPRGLIRPDAMLAAFVIVSLAGLCVAGGVSFWMLGLVAQIVVLSWTYSAPPVRFKDRPVSGPLANGWAVGLVTSLSVMPRQSLDRLGLLGWDNPVYFFLAVVAVTIITTIPDRDGDAATGKQTLAVRLGARWSLAVAAVCLGAAVAVAWRSGYPALVYAALFALVVSLFALAAPTTRLILLAAKVPIVVLTLMACAFYPFYLLFLVALILGTRIYYHKRFGIVYPTIA; encoded by the coding sequence ATGCGGACGCTTGATTGGATATTTGCGGCACGGCCGATGCTTCTGGTTCCGGTCTGGACGATCTACCTGGTGGCCCTGCACTATCATCACAGTATAGCAAAAGAGACATTTGATCTGCTCGATGTTTTATCGCTCAGCGCACTGAGCCTGGCGTTCGCCGGCGCGTACTACATCAACCAGGTCTATGATATCGAGTCGGATCGCCTGAACAACAAAGTCGGCTTTCTTCCACGCGGACTCATCAGGCCTGATGCGATGCTCGCGGCATTCGTGATAGTCTCATTAGCCGGGCTATGTGTCGCGGGCGGTGTGTCGTTCTGGATGCTTGGGCTGGTCGCGCAGATCGTCGTCTTGTCATGGACCTACTCTGCGCCGCCGGTCCGATTCAAGGATCGCCCCGTGAGTGGACCGCTTGCCAACGGCTGGGCGGTCGGCCTAGTCACGTCGCTGAGCGTGATGCCGCGCCAGAGTCTGGATAGACTGGGCTTGCTGGGATGGGATAATCCCGTCTACTTCTTTCTGGCCGTGGTTGCGGTGACGATCATCACAACAATCCCCGACCGCGACGGCGATGCGGCAACCGGCAAGCAGACACTTGCGGTGCGTCTCGGCGCACGCTGGTCGCTGGCGGTGGCGGCCGTGTGTCTGGGAGCCGCGGTGGCGGTGGCGTGGCGATCCGGATATCCGGCGCTGGTGTATGCGGCGCTGTTTGCGTTGGTCGTGTCGCTGTTCGCATTGGCTGCGCCAACCACGAGGCTCATCCTCCTGGCGGCGAAGGTCCCGATTGTCGTACTCACGCTGATGGCCTGCGCATTCTACCCGTTCTATCTTTTGTTTCTTGTTGCCCTGATTCTGGGCACACGAATATACTACCACAAACGATTCGGAATTGTCTATCCGACGATAGCGTAA
- the frr gene encoding ribosome recycling factor codes for MLEKIYKETKERMHKSVEAVISEMQTVRTGKASPHLLDHVRVETYGSVMPLNQLATINAPEPRLLTVQAFDKGTVGDIVKAIHKADLGLNPAVDGNMVRLAIPQLNEERRQELVKHCRTIAENGRVAVRNIRRDVNEHLKKLQKDKQLSEDQEADGHDEVQKITNDMIKEIDAGLAKKEKELMEV; via the coding sequence ATGCTGGAAAAGATCTACAAAGAGACGAAAGAGCGGATGCACAAGTCGGTCGAGGCGGTCATATCGGAGATGCAGACTGTCCGGACCGGCAAGGCGTCGCCGCACCTGCTGGACCACGTACGGGTTGAAACGTACGGTTCCGTCATGCCGTTGAATCAGCTGGCGACTATTAATGCGCCGGAACCGAGACTGTTAACCGTCCAGGCGTTCGACAAAGGGACGGTGGGAGATATCGTGAAGGCCATTCACAAAGCCGACCTCGGGCTGAATCCCGCGGTCGACGGCAACATGGTGCGGCTGGCGATTCCTCAGCTCAACGAGGAACGCCGGCAGGAACTGGTCAAACACTGCAGGACGATTGCCGAGAACGGACGGGTGGCCGTCCGGAATATCAGGCGCGACGTTAACGAACACCTCAAGAAGTTGCAGAAGGACAAGCAACTGTCCGAGGACCAGGAAGCCGACGGTCACGACGAGGTGCAGAAGATCACCAACGACATGATCAAGGAAATCGACGCGGGCCTGGCGAAAAAAGAAAAGGAACTGATGGAGGTCTGA
- the rplM gene encoding 50S ribosomal protein L13, which yields MKTFIPKIDPNNRNWYVVDLQDAILGRAAVQVADILRGKNKPIFTPHLDTGDHVVVVNAAGVRVTGNKRSLKKYYRYTGYPGGLRTRTFNDQMQKKPEDVVVKAVRGMLPKNRLGRKMLKKLHVYSGPEHPHRAQKPEKVDI from the coding sequence ATGAAGACATTCATTCCAAAAATTGATCCAAACAACCGCAACTGGTATGTGGTCGATCTGCAGGATGCCATCCTCGGTCGCGCGGCGGTGCAGGTGGCCGATATCCTGCGCGGCAAGAACAAGCCGATATTCACGCCGCATCTCGATACGGGAGACCATGTTGTGGTAGTAAACGCGGCCGGTGTGCGGGTTACCGGCAACAAACGGTCACTGAAGAAGTACTACCGCTATACCGGGTATCCGGGTGGACTGAGAACGCGCACGTTCAACGACCAGATGCAGAAGAAACCGGAGGACGTGGTGGTGAAAGCGGTACGCGGTATGCTCCCGAAGAACCGGCTCGGCCGCAAGATGCTCAAGAAGTTGCATGTGTATTCCGGCCCCGAACATCCTCATCGGGCGCAGAAGCCGGAAAAAGTAGACATTTAA
- the uvrC gene encoding excinuclease ABC subunit UvrC encodes MKQAREDLRLRLATLPASAGVYIFKNDRDRIIYIGKAKNLRNRVRTYFQSPDRLDPKTRRMISQVTAFETMVTSNEIESLILEANLVHEHKPRYNVRLKDDKHFPYIKVTTNEPFPRVLVVRRIERDGATYFGPYTSSRSMRRTIGLVTGLFKIRSCSLQIPAPAGRKHKVCLDYHIKRCGGPCEGFQSEADYAELVSSVLLVLKGRSQELIDRLTAKMNRASDKMQFEDAAELRDQIQALLDMRVRQHVDVGEAVDQDIVSLARDDRDAVAVVMQIREGVLIGRQDFQLAAELGDTDQTILESFLTQYYHAQPNLPETVLLPIEPSDADLLEQWLKRLKGSRVRVMTPKIGGKIRLVELAARNARHLLDELLIQKRAHTERASRMVTSLQEELKLARVPRRMVCFDISNTGETDAVGSCVYFENGKPKKSEYRHFRIKGVRGQDDFKMMREVVGRYFYRIRDEAKQPPDLVVVDGGKGQLSSALAELSSLGFADQPVIGLAKRLEEVFRPNESEATTIPRSAPALLLLKRIRDEAHRFAITFNRKVRSRRTIKSALDDIPGVGPAKRQALLAAFGSVEQIRTRTIEEIVQVRGISEKLATEILKRLS; translated from the coding sequence ATGAAGCAGGCAAGAGAGGATTTGAGGCTGCGACTGGCCACGCTCCCGGCCTCGGCCGGCGTCTATATCTTCAAAAACGATCGTGACCGCATAATCTATATCGGCAAGGCCAAGAACCTCCGCAACCGGGTTCGCACGTACTTCCAGTCGCCCGACCGGCTCGATCCAAAAACGCGGCGGATGATTTCTCAGGTCACGGCGTTCGAGACGATGGTGACGTCGAACGAAATCGAGTCTCTGATTCTCGAGGCCAACCTGGTTCACGAACACAAGCCCCGCTACAACGTCCGCCTGAAGGACGATAAGCACTTTCCCTATATCAAGGTCACCACAAATGAGCCCTTTCCCCGGGTGCTGGTGGTGCGCCGAATAGAACGCGACGGCGCCACGTATTTCGGCCCGTACACGAGCAGCAGGTCAATGCGGCGGACGATCGGTTTGGTGACCGGGCTGTTCAAGATTCGCAGCTGCAGCCTGCAGATCCCGGCTCCCGCGGGCCGGAAGCACAAGGTATGTCTCGATTACCACATCAAACGATGCGGCGGTCCGTGCGAAGGATTCCAGTCTGAAGCCGACTACGCCGAGCTGGTCAGCTCGGTACTGCTGGTGCTGAAGGGGAGATCGCAGGAACTCATCGATCGGCTCACCGCAAAGATGAATCGCGCATCTGACAAAATGCAGTTCGAGGACGCCGCCGAACTGCGCGATCAGATCCAGGCGCTGCTGGATATGCGCGTCCGGCAGCATGTCGACGTCGGTGAAGCCGTCGACCAGGACATCGTATCACTTGCGCGCGATGACAGGGACGCGGTGGCCGTGGTCATGCAGATTCGCGAGGGCGTGCTGATCGGCCGACAGGATTTTCAACTTGCCGCTGAACTCGGAGATACCGATCAGACGATTCTCGAGTCGTTTCTTACTCAGTACTATCATGCCCAGCCCAATCTGCCGGAGACGGTTCTGTTGCCGATAGAACCATCGGACGCAGACCTGCTCGAGCAGTGGCTGAAGCGACTGAAGGGCAGCCGCGTACGGGTGATGACTCCCAAAATCGGCGGGAAAATACGCCTGGTGGAATTGGCGGCGCGCAACGCTCGCCACCTGCTCGATGAACTGCTGATCCAGAAACGCGCCCACACCGAACGAGCCTCGCGTATGGTGACGTCACTCCAGGAGGAGCTCAAGCTGGCCCGTGTGCCCCGCCGCATGGTTTGTTTCGACATCTCCAACACGGGGGAGACCGACGCCGTCGGCTCGTGTGTGTACTTCGAGAACGGCAAGCCGAAGAAATCGGAGTATCGTCACTTCCGAATCAAGGGCGTCCGAGGACAGGATGATTTCAAGATGATGCGCGAGGTTGTCGGGCGCTATTTCTATCGCATCCGGGACGAGGCGAAACAGCCCCCTGATCTGGTGGTGGTGGACGGCGGAAAAGGGCAGCTCTCGTCGGCTCTGGCGGAGTTGAGTTCGTTGGGATTCGCCGACCAGCCCGTAATCGGTCTGGCCAAGCGGCTCGAAGAGGTATTCCGGCCGAACGAAAGTGAGGCAACCACGATTCCACGGTCGGCCCCCGCGCTCCTGCTGCTGAAGCGAATCCGGGACGAGGCTCATCGGTTCGCGATCACCTTCAACAGGAAGGTCCGCTCACGCCGCACGATCAAGTCGGCGCTGGACGATATTCCTGGTGTCGGTCCGGCCAAACGTCAGGCATTGCTGGCGGCATTTGGATCGGTAGAACAGATCAGGACGCGAACCATCGAGGAGATCGTCCAGGTGAGAGGTATCTCCGAGAAACTGGCGACCGAGATTCTGAAGCGGCTCAGCTGA
- the rpsB gene encoding 30S ribosomal protein S2, giving the protein MLSPKVKELLEAGVHFGHQTRRWNPKMKPFIFAARNGIYIIDLQKTVNALEQAKRKMAEVVRSGRPILFVGTKKQAKEVIHEQAPRCGGYHVTERWLGGMLTNFNTIRNSIKKLKDIERMREDGTINKFTKKERARFEKEEEKLNKVLSGIKDMNQLPGLVVLVDARKEKIAVAEANNLGIPIIGIIDTNADPDPIDFPIAGNDDAIKSIRVLMRDLVDSAVEAQSGLTRDMIEPAATEPVDEDVYDETPNNDDNDDSEVQE; this is encoded by the coding sequence ATGCTCTCTCCAAAAGTCAAAGAATTGCTCGAGGCCGGGGTCCATTTCGGCCACCAGACGCGCCGGTGGAACCCCAAGATGAAGCCGTTCATTTTTGCGGCTCGAAATGGAATCTACATCATCGATCTGCAGAAGACGGTCAACGCGCTCGAGCAGGCCAAACGCAAGATGGCCGAAGTGGTCCGGTCGGGTCGTCCGATTCTTTTCGTGGGAACCAAAAAGCAGGCCAAGGAAGTCATTCATGAACAGGCCCCGCGATGCGGCGGTTATCATGTCACCGAACGCTGGCTTGGCGGCATGCTGACCAATTTCAACACCATCCGGAATTCCATCAAGAAGCTCAAAGATATCGAGCGGATGCGCGAGGACGGGACGATCAACAAATTCACCAAGAAAGAACGCGCCCGTTTCGAGAAGGAAGAAGAAAAGCTCAACAAGGTTCTGTCCGGTATTAAAGACATGAACCAGTTGCCCGGCCTTGTGGTGCTGGTAGACGCCCGCAAGGAGAAGATCGCGGTCGCAGAGGCCAACAATCTGGGCATCCCCATCATCGGAATCATCGACACCAACGCCGATCCGGACCCGATCGATTTTCCGATCGCCGGCAACGATGACGCCATCAAGTCCATTCGCGTGCTGATGCGGGACCTGGTGGACTCGGCGGTCGAAGCGCAGAGCGGACTGACCCGCGATATGATCGAGCCGGCTGCGACTGAGCCGGTCGACGAGGATGTGTATGATGAGACGCCGAACAATGACGACAATGACGACAGCGAAGTTCAGGAGTGA
- the tsf gene encoding translation elongation factor Ts, giving the protein MEITAKMVKELRDKTGAGMMDCKKVLAETDGDFDKAVTMLREKGIAKAASKAGRATSEGVIASYIHQGDKLGVMVEINCETDFVARTENFQKFARDVAMHVAASAPLCVRREEIDQDQLQKEREIYRHQAQNEGKPANIIDKIVDGKVEKYFAEVVLLEQPFIKDPDKTVGDLVKETIGSLGENIIVKRFVRFALGE; this is encoded by the coding sequence ATGGAAATAACAGCCAAGATGGTAAAGGAGCTTCGGGACAAGACCGGGGCAGGCATGATGGACTGCAAGAAAGTCCTCGCCGAGACGGACGGTGATTTCGACAAAGCGGTCACCATGCTCCGGGAGAAAGGGATCGCCAAGGCGGCGTCAAAGGCCGGCCGGGCGACTTCCGAGGGAGTCATCGCATCGTATATCCACCAGGGCGACAAACTTGGCGTGATGGTTGAGATCAACTGTGAGACCGACTTTGTTGCCCGCACCGAGAACTTCCAGAAGTTCGCCCGCGATGTCGCCATGCACGTAGCGGCTTCGGCGCCGCTATGCGTTCGCCGCGAGGAGATCGACCAGGACCAACTGCAGAAAGAGCGCGAAATATATCGCCACCAGGCACAGAACGAAGGTAAGCCCGCCAATATCATTGACAAAATCGTTGACGGGAAAGTCGAGAAATACTTCGCCGAGGTGGTGCTGCTCGAGCAGCCGTTCATCAAGGATCCCGACAAGACGGTGGGTGACCTGGTGAAAGAGACGATCGGTTCGCTCGGCGAGAACATCATCGTGAAGCGGTTCGTTCGCTTCGCCTTAGGTGAGTAG
- a CDS encoding NAD(P)H-dependent oxidoreductase: MTDRAPRILAFAGSTRTGSYNKKLARIAADGARDAGAEVTYIDLRDYPLPVYDGDYEEEHGLPDNGRTLKDMFIAGDGFMIASPENNSSFSAVFKNTMDWLSRPVKGYPPYECFDGKVAVLMAASTGNFGGIRGLLDVRKMLAVLRVTVLPDQVLVPRAKDAFDDSDRLKDDRQQDAVRALGRTLTDYLKRLGG, translated from the coding sequence ATGACCGATCGTGCACCGAGAATACTTGCGTTTGCCGGAAGTACGCGAACCGGATCGTACAACAAGAAGCTGGCGCGAATCGCCGCCGACGGCGCGCGGGACGCCGGCGCGGAGGTCACGTATATCGATCTTCGTGACTATCCCCTGCCAGTCTACGACGGAGACTACGAGGAGGAACACGGCCTGCCGGATAACGGGCGAACGCTGAAAGACATGTTTATCGCCGGCGACGGGTTCATGATTGCATCGCCGGAGAATAACAGTTCGTTTTCGGCCGTGTTCAAAAACACGATGGACTGGCTGTCGCGGCCGGTGAAGGGATACCCGCCGTACGAATGTTTCGACGGCAAGGTTGCGGTGCTCATGGCGGCATCGACGGGGAATTTCGGCGGCATTCGCGGATTGCTGGATGTGCGCAAGATGCTGGCGGTACTCCGCGTGACGGTACTGCCGGACCAGGTGCTGGTGCCGAGGGCGAAGGATGCGTTCGATGATTCCGACCGGCTGAAGGACGACCGCCAGCAGGACGCAGTCAGGGCGCTCGGAAGAACGTTGACCGATTATTTGAAACGGCTCGGCGGTTGA
- a CDS encoding PQQ-binding-like beta-propeller repeat protein — MFVGASHFLPVVLSWIVLATTTLSGRGVALEGHSDWTTFQYNVLRTGWNDHDNINLVIGKHWTVQVSDHPADQLTEVGDRVYAADRTDPGGLLEIQCVDAHDGQIIWTQGWPEWYEVDNLSQATYADGVVYSQWQWAWRSKVWAYDPVTGDTLWKAPYNSRIAENLAPAISNGKLVFAGGTCGGMNCYDI; from the coding sequence ATGTTTGTCGGAGCATCTCATTTCTTACCAGTCGTCCTTTCTTGGATCGTGTTGGCAACTACCACGTTGAGTGGCAGAGGTGTCGCTCTCGAAGGTCATTCGGACTGGACGACTTTCCAATACAATGTGCTCCGGACCGGTTGGAACGACCACGATAACATCAATCTCGTGATTGGTAAGCACTGGACTGTGCAGGTGAGTGACCATCCCGCAGATCAATTGACGGAAGTTGGTGACCGAGTCTATGCGGCTGACCGAACTGATCCGGGTGGTCTCCTCGAGATTCAATGCGTCGATGCCCATGACGGACAGATCATTTGGACCCAAGGTTGGCCCGAATGGTACGAGGTTGACAATCTCAGTCAGGCGACCTACGCCGACGGTGTGGTGTACTCGCAGTGGCAGTGGGCATGGAGAAGTAAGGTTTGGGCTTACGATCCGGTAACCGGGGACACCCTATGGAAGGCGCCTTACAACTCGCGAATCGCGGAGAATCTCGCTCCGGCCATATCCAACGGCAAACTTGTGTTTGCGGGCGGTACGTGCGGCGGAATGAATTGCTATGATATCTAA